In a single window of the Nocardioides massiliensis genome:
- a CDS encoding HAD family hydrolase, whose translation MHPHRTPNLRRRSTLAGQAAAAAAEVESALSVAPDPTAAAFFDVDNTVMQGASIFHLARGLHRRDFFTTREILGAAWKQAYFRFVGVEDPEHIEASRASALAFIAGHTVAELEELGEEIFDEVMAERIWPGTRALAQLHIDQGQRVWLVTAAPIEIARIIARRLGLTGAMGTVAEHVDGVYTGRLVGDLLHGPAKAEAIRALAEREGLDLERCSAYSDSFNDLPMLSLVGDPCAINPDSRLRDHARAQGWRIRDYRTGRKAARVGLMAAAGTGALAGAAAAATTLRRRLR comes from the coding sequence GTGCACCCCCACCGGACCCCCAACCTGCGCCGGCGCTCGACGCTGGCGGGGCAGGCGGCGGCTGCTGCCGCCGAGGTGGAGTCCGCGCTGTCGGTGGCGCCGGATCCCACGGCTGCGGCGTTCTTCGACGTCGACAACACCGTCATGCAGGGCGCCTCGATCTTCCACCTCGCCCGCGGACTGCACCGGCGCGACTTCTTCACGACGCGCGAGATCCTGGGTGCGGCGTGGAAGCAGGCGTACTTCCGCTTCGTCGGGGTCGAGGACCCCGAGCACATCGAGGCCAGCCGCGCGTCCGCGCTGGCGTTCATCGCCGGTCACACCGTCGCCGAGCTCGAGGAGCTGGGCGAGGAGATCTTCGACGAGGTGATGGCCGAGCGCATCTGGCCCGGCACCCGAGCGCTCGCCCAGCTCCACATCGACCAGGGTCAGCGCGTGTGGCTGGTGACCGCCGCCCCGATCGAGATCGCCCGGATCATCGCCCGCCGCCTCGGGCTCACCGGCGCGATGGGCACCGTCGCCGAGCACGTCGACGGCGTCTACACCGGGCGGCTGGTCGGCGACCTGCTGCACGGACCGGCCAAGGCCGAGGCGATCCGCGCCCTCGCCGAGCGCGAGGGGCTCGACCTGGAGCGCTGCTCGGCGTACTCCGACTCCTTCAACGACCTGCCGATGCTCTCGCTGGTCGGCGACCCGTGCGCGATCAACCCCGACTCCCGGCTGCGCGACCACGCGCGGGCGCAGGGCTGGCGGATCCGCGACTACCGCACCGGCCGGAAGGCCGCGCGGGTCGGGCTGATGGCCGCCGCCGGCACCGGTGCGCTCGCGGGTGCGGCCGCCGCCGCGACGACGCTGCGGCGCCGGTTGCGGTAG